One stretch of Pseudoramibacter sp. DNA includes these proteins:
- a CDS encoding ATP-binding protein, translating into MDRLTSQLIIYRGIDQNSILMQLSDIFRRWRQDEDTPETLTADILTQIHRLLDLATKYGFNDNLWHNYLAYLLATTETPFTLVSEKVGLVEGSVNAFAKHDFKIFKQLFDFDFSKIEAELNLDCFTTITHYQAVVKQERLYNRGVSEKVQLLSKQIEASDSVDGITQAVADFYRAYGVGKLGLNKAFRVNDDDEGELLIPITNTSDVVLDDLVGYEIQKQELVENTEAFIERRPANNVLLYGDAGTGKSTSIKAILNQYYDSGLRMIEIYKHQFKKLSQIIEAVKNRNYRFIIYMDDLSFEEFETEYKYLKAVIEGGLEPRPDNVLIYATSNRRHLIRETWSDRADQDSEDIHRNDTVQEKLSLANRFGVRIGYFRPSQKEYQTIVEALAKRCPDIDLDRDTLLAQARVWEMQHGGFSGRTAQQFIDHLAGTLPKKQ; encoded by the coding sequence ATGGATCGCTTAACTTCGCAACTCATCATTTACCGCGGCATCGACCAGAACAGCATTTTGATGCAGCTCTCGGATATTTTCCGCCGCTGGCGCCAGGACGAAGACACGCCGGAAACCCTCACGGCGGACATTCTGACGCAGATTCACCGCCTGCTGGATCTGGCGACCAAGTACGGCTTCAACGACAACTTGTGGCACAATTACCTGGCTTATCTGCTGGCCACCACGGAAACGCCCTTTACTCTCGTCTCCGAAAAAGTGGGGCTGGTGGAAGGGTCGGTCAACGCCTTCGCCAAACACGACTTCAAGATTTTCAAGCAGCTCTTTGACTTTGATTTCTCCAAAATCGAAGCTGAACTCAACCTCGACTGCTTCACCACCATCACCCACTATCAGGCGGTGGTCAAACAGGAACGCCTGTACAACCGCGGAGTCAGCGAAAAGGTGCAGCTGCTCTCCAAACAGATCGAAGCCTCGGATTCCGTCGACGGGATCACCCAGGCCGTCGCAGATTTCTACCGCGCCTACGGCGTCGGCAAGCTCGGGCTCAACAAAGCCTTCCGAGTGAACGATGACGACGAAGGGGAACTGCTCATCCCCATCACCAACACCAGCGACGTGGTCCTCGACGACCTCGTGGGCTACGAAATCCAGAAGCAGGAACTCGTCGAAAACACCGAAGCCTTTATCGAACGGCGCCCGGCCAACAACGTGCTCCTCTACGGCGACGCCGGCACCGGCAAATCCACGAGCATCAAGGCGATCTTAAATCAATATTACGATTCGGGGCTGCGGATGATCGAAATCTACAAGCACCAGTTCAAGAAGCTGTCCCAGATCATCGAAGCGGTGAAGAACCGCAACTACCGCTTTATTATCTATATGGACGACTTGTCTTTTGAAGAATTTGAAACAGAATACAAATACTTAAAAGCCGTCATCGAAGGGGGCCTGGAACCCCGTCCCGACAACGTGCTCATCTACGCAACCTCGAACCGCAGACATCTGATCCGGGAAACCTGGTCCGACCGCGCCGATCAGGACAGCGAAGACATTCACCGCAACGACACGGTCCAGGAAAAACTGTCCCTGGCCAACCGTTTTGGTGTGCGCATCGGCTACTTCAGACCGTCCCAGAAAGAATACCAGACCATCGTCGAAGCCCTGGCCAAACGCTGCCCTGACATCGATCTGGACCGGGATACCCTGCTGGCTCAGGCCCGGGTCTGGGAAATGCAGCACGGCGGCTTTTCGGGCCGAACCGCCCAGCAGTTCATCGACCATCTGGCCGGCACCCTGCCGAAAAAGCAATAA
- a CDS encoding EutP/PduV family microcompartment system protein translates to MRKMVMMGRSECGKTTLKQALKGKKLQYEKTQAVNYFDIIIDTPGEYAQCTDLARALALYSYEADYVALLMAADEPYSLYPPSCAGVSSRPVIGIITQIDKPDADLDRAQYWLRLAGANPIFPVSSYTGSGLWDLLTFLKDPDDHFPFTKEELETPREVLSTKNEAIAIGSKIEDMGHTDFLDINDNLIVSENKAGSLRNNVNNMHNQAR, encoded by the coding sequence ATGCGAAAAATGGTTATGATGGGCCGTTCAGAATGTGGCAAAACCACTTTGAAGCAGGCCCTTAAAGGAAAAAAACTACAATACGAAAAGACCCAGGCGGTCAATTATTTCGACATCATCATCGACACCCCCGGGGAATACGCCCAGTGCACCGATTTGGCCCGGGCCCTGGCGCTGTACTCCTACGAAGCGGACTACGTCGCGCTGCTCATGGCCGCCGACGAACCCTATTCTCTGTACCCGCCAAGCTGCGCCGGGGTCAGCTCCCGCCCGGTTATCGGCATCATCACCCAGATCGACAAACCCGACGCCGATCTCGACCGCGCCCAGTACTGGCTGCGCCTTGCCGGCGCCAATCCGATTTTTCCGGTGTCGTCCTACACCGGCAGCGGCCTGTGGGATCTCTTGACTTTCTTAAAAGACCCGGACGATCACTTCCCCTTCACCAAAGAAGAACTGGAAACGCCCCGGGAAGTGCTGTCCACGAAAAACGAAGCCATCGCCATCGGCTCGAAAATCGAAGACATGGGACACACCGATTTCCTCGATATCAACGACAACCTCATCGTCTCGGAAAACAAGGCCGGCTCCCTTCGAAACAACGTCAACAACATGCACAACCAGGCGCGGTAG
- a CDS encoding HAD family hydrolase, with protein sequence MSEKIKAVIFDMDGTILNTVEDLTISLNYALGQTGHRHDFAPDDVKHFFGSGVRVAICRALAEEGTPGVKEDDPEVERVRKVFAPHYAEHCNDHTKPYAGIPQCIAKLRAAGIVTAVVSNKPDFAVQTLAKDIFPGCFDLAVGEQTGIRRKPAPDMTDKALKDLGVARDQAVYVGDSEVDLQTAENSGLPCISVTWGFRDTAFLKAQGADILVDTADGIAHWVAEQNA encoded by the coding sequence ATGTCTGAAAAAATAAAAGCCGTGATTTTTGATATGGACGGCACGATCTTGAACACCGTAGAGGATTTGACGATTTCTTTGAACTACGCCCTGGGCCAGACGGGCCACCGCCACGATTTTGCGCCGGACGATGTGAAGCATTTCTTCGGCAGCGGCGTCCGGGTCGCCATCTGCCGGGCGCTGGCCGAAGAAGGCACCCCGGGGGTAAAAGAAGACGACCCGGAAGTGGAACGGGTCCGGAAGGTATTCGCGCCCCATTATGCCGAACACTGCAACGATCACACCAAACCCTACGCCGGCATTCCCCAATGCATTGCCAAACTCAGAGCCGCCGGCATCGTGACCGCCGTGGTGTCCAACAAGCCGGATTTCGCAGTTCAGACCCTGGCCAAGGATATTTTCCCGGGCTGCTTTGATTTGGCCGTCGGGGAACAGACAGGCATCCGCCGCAAGCCGGCGCCGGACATGACCGACAAGGCCCTGAAGGATTTGGGCGTGGCCAGAGATCAGGCCGTCTACGTCGGGGATTCGGAAGTGGACCTCCAAACCGCGGAAAATTCCGGCCTGCCGTGCATCTCCGTCACCTGGGGCTTCCGGGACACCGCCTTTTTGAAAGCCCAGGGCGCGGACATCCTCGTGGACACCGCCGACGGCATCGCCCACTGGGTGGCGGAACAGAACGCCTGA
- a CDS encoding NAD(P)-binding protein translates to MARLRTPTQSRAQQVVEHLYSNLEQRIIASPPGLCPVDISAAFLRMCHAQTCGKCVPCRIGIGQMVHIMDDILDGKGSMESIDVLEQTARVVYETADCAIGYEAAHMVLRCLDSFRDDFEGHVKWDRCIEQLEQPVPCVALCPAGVDIPGYIALVRAGRYADAVRLVRKDNPFCSTCGIVCEHPCEARCRRNMIDQSINIRGLKRFADEQAGVVPAPKPQADTGKRVAIVGGGPSGLTAAYFLRLMGHSVTVYEKRPQLGGMLRYGIPRFRLSEESLERDLDMILSTGIDVKVGTGIGDDDGDVSIKTLEQDYDAVYIAIGAHEDRKIGIDGEDGPDVVSAVKLLRDVGEGHAPDFTGRKVVVVGGGNVAMDVSRTAIRLGASEVSVVYRRRKADMTALSEEIEGAEAEGIQILELHAPKAVVRDADGKVTAFLTEPKIIGKIDKGGRPRPENADGDDVAVPCDLVIVAIGQQIDSKHLENNGVPIHWGTVVAGDSGKVKGIPGLFAGGDCVTGPATVIKAVGAGKVAAANIDNFLGFNHAISVDVDIPEPALIDHPACGRVNLRFRNANSRRRDFDPVEMGMTCQEADQESARCLRCDHFGISTLRGGRKAQW, encoded by the coding sequence ATGGCAAGACTGCGAACCCCGACCCAGAGCCGGGCCCAGCAAGTTGTGGAACATCTGTACAGTAATTTGGAACAGCGCATCATCGCCAGCCCCCCGGGCCTGTGCCCCGTGGACATTTCCGCGGCGTTTCTGCGCATGTGCCACGCTCAGACCTGCGGCAAATGCGTGCCCTGCCGCATCGGCATCGGCCAGATGGTCCACATCATGGACGACATTCTCGACGGCAAGGGCAGTATGGAAAGCATTGACGTGCTGGAACAGACGGCCCGGGTGGTTTACGAAACCGCCGACTGCGCCATCGGCTACGAAGCGGCCCACATGGTCCTGCGCTGCCTCGACAGTTTCCGGGACGATTTCGAAGGCCACGTCAAATGGGACCGCTGCATCGAACAGCTGGAACAGCCGGTGCCCTGCGTCGCTCTGTGTCCGGCGGGGGTGGACATTCCGGGCTACATCGCCCTGGTGCGGGCGGGGCGATACGCCGACGCCGTGCGCCTGGTGCGCAAGGACAACCCCTTCTGCTCCACCTGCGGCATTGTGTGTGAACACCCGTGCGAAGCCCGCTGCCGCCGGAACATGATCGACCAGTCCATCAACATCCGGGGCCTCAAGCGCTTCGCCGATGAACAGGCCGGCGTCGTGCCGGCGCCGAAGCCCCAGGCTGACACCGGCAAGCGGGTCGCCATCGTCGGCGGCGGTCCCAGCGGCCTCACCGCGGCGTATTTCCTGCGCCTCATGGGCCACAGCGTGACGGTTTACGAAAAACGGCCCCAGCTCGGCGGGATGCTGCGCTACGGGATTCCCCGGTTCCGCCTGTCCGAAGAGAGCCTGGAGCGGGATCTGGACATGATTTTGTCCACGGGCATCGACGTCAAGGTCGGCACCGGCATCGGCGATGACGACGGCGACGTGAGCATCAAGACGCTTGAACAGGATTACGACGCGGTGTACATCGCCATCGGCGCCCACGAAGACCGGAAAATCGGCATTGACGGGGAAGACGGCCCCGACGTGGTCTCGGCGGTCAAGCTCCTCCGGGATGTGGGCGAAGGCCACGCCCCGGACTTCACCGGCCGCAAGGTCGTGGTGGTCGGCGGCGGCAACGTCGCCATGGACGTGAGCCGCACGGCCATCCGCCTTGGGGCGTCGGAAGTCAGCGTCGTCTACCGCAGACGGAAAGCCGACATGACGGCCCTGTCCGAAGAAATCGAAGGGGCCGAAGCCGAAGGGATTCAGATTCTCGAACTCCATGCCCCCAAGGCCGTGGTCCGGGACGCCGACGGAAAAGTGACGGCCTTTCTCACCGAACCGAAAATCATCGGCAAAATCGACAAGGGCGGCCGGCCGCGGCCTGAAAACGCCGACGGCGACGACGTGGCCGTGCCCTGCGATCTGGTCATCGTGGCCATCGGCCAGCAGATCGACTCGAAGCACCTGGAAAACAACGGCGTGCCCATTCACTGGGGCACCGTGGTGGCCGGGGACAGCGGCAAGGTCAAAGGCATCCCCGGGCTTTTCGCCGGCGGGGACTGCGTCACGGGGCCGGCCACGGTCATCAAGGCTGTGGGCGCCGGCAAGGTGGCCGCGGCCAACATCGACAACTTCCTGGGCTTCAATCACGCCATTTCGGTGGACGTGGACATTCCTGAACCGGCCCTCATCGACCATCCGGCCTGCGGCCGGGTCAACCTGCGGTTTAGGAACGCCAACAGCCGGCGCCGGGATTTCGACCCTGTGGAAATGGGCATGACCTGTCAGGAAGCCGATCAGGAATCGGCGCGGTGCCTGCGCTGTGATCACTTCGGCATCAGCACCCTGCGAGGAGGGAGGAAAGCACAATGGTAA
- a CDS encoding [FeFe] hydrogenase, group A, translating into MVIRVTINGFVYQIPSELSIMEACEQTGWPLPHLCFLEDINEMGACRVCVVEVEGEERLVTACNNKVYPGMVIYTNSPRVQEARRINLQLILSQHDSHCTTCSRNGNCALQQACFDLGIEESLYHKEIPENRWPQDFPLIREESKCIKCLRCVNICDKVQSLGVWDLVRSGGRTTVNVSGGRHIENADCAVCGQCVTHCPTGALHGRLDRKKIYPWERALNDPDTVTVVQVAPAVRAAWGEGLNLPRERATPGRLAAALRRCGFNFVFDTNFGADLTVMEEASEFLKRMTDGTKHRYPMFTSCCPGWVRFLKSQYPDMVDDLSTSKSPQGMQATMTKTYFAEKIGADPNKIFSVSIMPCLAKKSEIAIPSLNDAGAGADLDVSLTTREMIAMIRSQNLDVANLPEEPFDSPLGTSTGAGVIFGTTGGVMEAALRTGYYLAAGENPNPDTFKTVLHSEGHPWGEAAYDFAGIPVRTAVVSGLGHTRELIRALRRGDVHYDFVEVMACPGGCVGGGGQPIHDGQELAAVRGRRLHNLDRMANIRFSHENPEIQRLYRDFLGEPLSEKAEHYLHTDHHEWDMPLSPHLDSDVKLQS; encoded by the coding sequence ATGGTAATTCGCGTAACCATCAACGGCTTCGTCTATCAGATCCCGTCGGAACTGAGCATCATGGAAGCCTGTGAACAGACGGGGTGGCCCCTGCCCCATCTGTGTTTTTTAGAGGATATCAACGAAATGGGCGCCTGCCGCGTCTGTGTGGTGGAAGTGGAAGGGGAAGAACGGCTGGTCACGGCCTGCAACAACAAGGTGTACCCCGGGATGGTCATCTACACCAATTCCCCCCGGGTGCAGGAAGCCCGGCGCATCAACCTCCAGCTCATCCTGTCACAGCACGACAGCCACTGCACGACGTGCTCCCGAAACGGCAACTGCGCCCTGCAGCAGGCCTGCTTTGATCTCGGCATCGAAGAGAGCCTGTACCACAAGGAAATTCCCGAAAACCGCTGGCCCCAGGATTTCCCGCTGATTCGGGAAGAATCCAAATGCATCAAATGCCTGCGCTGTGTGAACATCTGCGACAAGGTGCAGAGCCTCGGGGTCTGGGATCTGGTGCGCTCCGGCGGGCGCACCACGGTGAACGTTTCCGGCGGCCGCCACATCGAAAACGCGGACTGCGCCGTGTGCGGCCAGTGCGTCACCCACTGTCCCACCGGCGCCCTTCACGGCCGCCTCGACCGCAAGAAGATTTACCCGTGGGAACGGGCCCTCAACGATCCGGACACGGTGACCGTGGTCCAGGTGGCCCCGGCAGTGCGGGCGGCCTGGGGCGAAGGGCTCAATCTCCCCCGGGAACGGGCGACCCCGGGGCGCCTCGCGGCGGCCCTGAGGCGCTGCGGCTTCAACTTCGTGTTCGACACGAATTTCGGCGCCGACCTGACGGTCATGGAAGAAGCTTCGGAATTTTTGAAGCGCATGACCGACGGGACCAAGCACCGCTACCCGATGTTCACGTCGTGCTGTCCGGGGTGGGTGCGTTTCCTCAAATCCCAGTACCCGGACATGGTGGACGATCTGTCCACATCCAAATCGCCCCAGGGCATGCAGGCGACCATGACCAAAACCTATTTCGCGGAAAAAATCGGCGCGGACCCCAACAAGATCTTCTCGGTGTCCATCATGCCGTGCCTCGCCAAAAAATCCGAAATCGCCATTCCGAGCCTCAACGACGCCGGGGCCGGGGCGGACCTCGACGTGTCCTTGACCACCCGGGAAATGATCGCCATGATCCGATCTCAGAATCTCGACGTGGCGAATCTCCCCGAAGAGCCCTTTGATTCGCCCCTGGGCACCAGCACCGGGGCCGGGGTCATCTTCGGCACCACCGGCGGGGTCATGGAAGCGGCTCTGCGCACGGGCTACTACCTCGCCGCCGGGGAAAATCCCAATCCGGACACCTTCAAGACGGTGCTCCACTCTGAGGGACATCCCTGGGGCGAAGCGGCCTATGATTTCGCGGGCATTCCGGTGCGCACCGCCGTGGTCAGCGGCCTCGGCCACACTCGGGAACTGATCCGGGCCCTGCGCCGGGGGGACGTTCACTACGACTTCGTTGAAGTCATGGCCTGCCCGGGCGGCTGTGTGGGCGGCGGCGGCCAGCCGATCCACGACGGACAGGAACTGGCGGCGGTCCGGGGGCGGCGCCTCCACAATCTGGACCGCATGGCCAACATCCGCTTCTCCCATGAAAATCCGGAAATTCAGCGGCTTTACCGGGATTTCCTCGGAGAACCCCTTTCGGAAAAGGCGGAACACTACCTCCACACCGACCATCATGAGTGGGACATGCCCTTAAGTCCCCATCTGGATTCGGACGTGAAGCTTCAGTCATAG
- a CDS encoding ANTAR domain-containing response regulator has protein sequence MRITPSSLKIQRVYRVLLISSAERFNTALDALLPRRLYDPVTVVSSTAAGRRALNDQPYDFVLINMPLPDEFGTETAIHFAQNRAVVPLIFVARDHLDDVHNQVAPYGVLTLPKPVTGEQVRLGLRWMAAYRERLRRLEKKSVSLEDKMKEIRLVNKAKWLLIDQKNMNETDAHHFIEKQAMNHSVSKGIIAEAILKNLSV, from the coding sequence ATGCGCATCACGCCATCATCTCTGAAAATTCAACGCGTTTACCGCGTGCTGCTGATTTCTTCCGCAGAGCGCTTCAACACCGCCCTGGACGCGCTGCTGCCAAGGCGTCTCTACGATCCCGTCACGGTCGTGTCCAGCACCGCTGCCGGCCGGCGGGCCCTCAACGACCAGCCCTACGACTTCGTCCTCATCAACATGCCGCTTCCCGACGAATTTGGCACCGAAACGGCCATTCACTTCGCCCAGAACCGCGCCGTGGTGCCGCTGATCTTCGTGGCCCGGGACCATCTGGACGACGTCCACAACCAGGTGGCGCCCTACGGAGTCCTCACCCTGCCCAAGCCCGTCACCGGCGAACAGGTCCGCCTGGGGCTGCGGTGGATGGCCGCCTACCGGGAACGGCTCCGCCGCCTGGAAAAGAAGTCGGTTTCCTTGGAAGACAAGATGAAGGAAATCCGCCTGGTCAACAAAGCCAAATGGCTCCTCATCGACCAGAAAAACATGAACGAAACCGACGCCCACCACTTCATCGAAAAACAGGCCATGAACCACAGCGTCTCCAAGGGTATCATCGCCGAAGCGATTTTAAAAAATCTTTCGGTCTGA
- a CDS encoding glutamine synthetase family protein produces the protein MDYDRYSAEEVRQFVEEDDVKFIRLAYCDIFGHQKNISLMPSQLEHAFQDGIAIDASAIDGFDRDVHSDLFLFPDPSTLMLFPWRPEHGRVVRMFCQIRKPDGTIFEHDTRSLLIKAVEDARAAGLEFFVGSEKEFYLFRLDENGEPTHIPIDQATYMDIAPADRGVNIRREICLTLEEMGISPTGSHHESGPGQNEVDFNFDEALTAADNSIAFTTAVQAVASQNGLYADFSPKPLSDADGSSFHINLSVRSDDGKDNLMPMTAGILDHILEMTAFLNPTEASYHRLGHRKAPKYISWDRQNRSQLIRVPATLNDKYRRIELRSPDNGANPYLAMALLIYAGMDGIKRGLALPDPIETNLFTAEPEVLDQLQTLPASRSEATGIARNSAFIQEHLPASLIKKFCRR, from the coding sequence ATGGATTACGATCGCTATTCCGCTGAAGAAGTGCGGCAGTTCGTCGAAGAAGACGACGTCAAATTCATCCGCCTCGCCTACTGCGACATCTTCGGCCATCAAAAAAATATTTCTCTGATGCCCTCCCAGCTGGAACACGCGTTCCAGGACGGCATCGCCATCGACGCGTCGGCCATCGACGGCTTCGACCGGGACGTGCACTCCGACCTCTTTCTCTTTCCCGACCCGTCGACCCTCATGCTGTTCCCGTGGCGGCCGGAACACGGCCGGGTGGTCCGCATGTTCTGCCAGATCCGAAAACCCGACGGCACCATTTTCGAACACGACACCCGAAGCCTGCTCATCAAGGCCGTGGAAGACGCCAGAGCCGCCGGTCTCGAATTCTTCGTGGGCAGCGAAAAGGAATTCTACTTGTTCCGCCTCGATGAAAACGGCGAACCGACCCACATCCCCATCGACCAGGCGACCTACATGGACATCGCCCCGGCCGACCGCGGCGTCAACATCCGTCGGGAAATCTGCCTGACCCTCGAAGAAATGGGCATCAGCCCCACAGGCTCCCACCACGAAAGCGGCCCCGGCCAGAACGAAGTGGACTTCAACTTTGACGAAGCCCTCACCGCCGCCGACAATTCAATCGCTTTCACCACCGCCGTCCAGGCCGTCGCGAGCCAGAACGGCCTCTACGCTGACTTCAGCCCCAAGCCCCTGTCCGACGCCGATGGCTCCAGCTTCCACATCAACCTCTCGGTCCGGTCCGACGACGGCAAAGATAACCTCATGCCCATGACCGCCGGCATCCTCGACCACATCCTCGAAATGACGGCCTTCTTGAACCCCACCGAAGCCTCTTACCACAGACTGGGCCACCGCAAGGCGCCGAAATACATCTCCTGGGACCGCCAGAACCGCTCCCAGCTCATCCGGGTGCCGGCGACCTTGAACGACAAGTACCGCCGCATCGAACTGCGCTCCCCGGACAACGGCGCCAACCCCTATCTGGCCATGGCCTTGTTGATCTACGCCGGCATGGACGGCATCAAGCGCGGCCTCGCCCTGCCGGACCCCATCGAAACGAATTTGTTCACCGCAGAGCCCGAAGTGCTCGACCAGCTCCAAACCCTGCCCGCTTCCCGCTCTGAAGCGACGGGCATCGCCCGCAATTCCGCCTTTATCCAGGAACACCTGCCTGCCTCACTGATTAAAAAATTCTGCCGCCGTTAG
- the purF gene encoding amidophosphoribosyltransferase, producing the protein MSIHEECGVFGAISPERKDLGRLAYYGLYALQHRGQESCGIVVDDDGLFYSHKDLGLVGDVFSKEDLDRLPDSTMAVGHVRYSTTGEKTRANCQPIEVNHQKGKLALAHNGNLTNSDKLRDRLELSGAIFHTTSDTETIAYIITGKRLHCGSIEDAVSQAMDEIEGAYSLVVMSAAKLMAVRDPYGYRPLCYGKTADGTYIVASESCALQAVGATFIRDLEPGEMLVFSTDGKVESRREHCNKVPRQSCIFEQIYFARPDSVIDGIPIHEARVRAGRALAKAYPVDADAVIGVPDSGLNAAVGYAQESGIPYSIGLIKNKYIARTFISPGQRERDNQVHIKLNPISSIVKGKRIILVDDSIVRGTTSRRLVTMMRDAGATEVHMRISAPPFLHPCYYGVDIDSEDNLIAAHHSVDEICKLIGADSLGYLPIEDLELLSPGVGYCAGCFTGKYATKVSKHYRKDRFSTPLSQRKKKK; encoded by the coding sequence ATGTCTATTCACGAAGAATGTGGTGTATTTGGCGCGATCAGCCCGGAACGCAAGGATCTGGGACGGCTCGCGTATTATGGATTGTACGCGCTTCAGCACCGGGGTCAGGAAAGCTGCGGCATTGTCGTCGACGACGACGGGCTGTTCTATTCCCACAAGGATCTCGGCCTGGTGGGCGACGTCTTTTCCAAAGAAGACCTGGACCGGCTCCCCGACAGCACCATGGCCGTGGGCCATGTCCGGTATTCGACGACCGGTGAAAAGACCCGGGCCAACTGCCAGCCCATCGAAGTCAACCATCAGAAGGGCAAGCTGGCCCTCGCCCACAACGGCAATTTGACCAATTCCGACAAGCTTCGGGACCGTCTGGAACTCAGCGGCGCGATTTTCCACACGACCAGCGACACCGAAACCATTGCTTACATCATCACGGGCAAGCGGCTCCACTGCGGCTCCATTGAAGACGCGGTGAGCCAGGCGATGGACGAAATCGAAGGGGCTTACTCTCTGGTGGTCATGTCGGCGGCCAAGCTCATGGCCGTGCGGGACCCCTACGGCTACCGCCCTCTGTGCTACGGCAAGACGGCCGACGGCACCTACATCGTGGCGTCGGAAAGCTGTGCCCTTCAGGCCGTGGGTGCGACTTTCATCCGGGATCTGGAACCCGGGGAAATGCTCGTGTTCAGCACCGACGGCAAGGTCGAATCCCGTAGGGAACACTGCAATAAAGTGCCGCGGCAGAGCTGCATCTTCGAACAGATTTACTTCGCCCGTCCGGATTCCGTCATCGACGGCATTCCCATCCACGAAGCCCGGGTCCGGGCCGGCCGCGCTCTGGCCAAGGCCTATCCGGTGGACGCCGACGCGGTCATCGGCGTGCCGGACTCCGGTCTCAACGCGGCGGTGGGCTACGCCCAGGAATCGGGCATTCCCTACAGCATCGGCCTCATCAAGAACAAATACATCGCCCGGACGTTCATTTCGCCGGGCCAGCGGGAACGGGACAATCAGGTGCACATCAAACTGAACCCGATTTCTTCTATCGTTAAAGGCAAGCGCATCATCCTCGTGGACGACTCCATCGTCCGGGGCACGACGTCCAGACGCCTGGTCACGATGATGCGGGACGCCGGCGCGACGGAAGTCCACATGCGCATTTCGGCGCCGCCTTTCCTCCACCCGTGCTATTACGGCGTGGACATCGACAGCGAAGACAACCTCATCGCGGCGCACCACAGCGTGGATGAAATCTGCAAGCTCATCGGCGCGGATTCCCTGGGCTATCTGCCCATCGAAGACCTGGAACTGCTGTCTCCGGGCGTGGGCTACTGCGCCGGCTGCTTTACCGGAAAATACGCGACGAAGGTGTCGAAGCATTACCGCAAAGACCGGTTCTCGACCCCTCTGTCCCAGCGCAAGAAGAAAAAATAA
- the dapF gene encoding diaminopimelate epimerase produces MEFTFTKMEGLGNDYLYVYDDPDKYDAPALSVKLSERHFGAGSDGMIWIMPSDNADFKMRIFNADGSEAKMCGNGIRCVGKFVYDHGYTDKSHLLIDTLSGIKTLDLQIEDGVAVGATVNMGKVEVEDPKTIDADGQSVTCRPVSVGNPHAVIFVDDAENAPLTTLGPKVEKHPAFPGGVNTEFVQVIDDHHLRMRVWERGSGVTLACGTGACASVAASVAAGYCPENEAVTVTLDGGDLHIRITEDGAAVMTGPATTVYKGEVTL; encoded by the coding sequence ATGGAATTTACTTTTACAAAAATGGAAGGTCTGGGCAACGACTATCTTTACGTCTACGACGACCCGGACAAATACGACGCGCCGGCCCTGTCGGTGAAACTGTCGGAACGCCATTTTGGCGCCGGCTCCGACGGGATGATCTGGATCATGCCTTCGGACAACGCGGATTTTAAGATGCGCATCTTCAACGCCGACGGCAGCGAAGCGAAAATGTGCGGCAACGGCATCCGCTGCGTGGGCAAATTCGTGTACGACCACGGCTACACGGACAAATCCCACCTGCTCATCGACACTTTGTCGGGGATCAAAACCCTGGATCTTCAGATCGAAGACGGCGTGGCTGTGGGGGCGACGGTGAACATGGGCAAAGTCGAAGTCGAAGATCCCAAGACCATCGACGCCGACGGCCAGTCCGTGACCTGCCGGCCGGTGTCTGTGGGCAACCCCCACGCGGTGATTTTCGTGGACGACGCGGAAAACGCCCCCCTGACGACGCTGGGGCCGAAGGTGGAAAAACACCCGGCGTTCCCCGGCGGCGTGAACACCGAATTCGTTCAGGTGATCGACGACCATCATCTGAGAATGCGCGTCTGGGAACGGGGCAGCGGCGTGACCCTGGCCTGCGGCACCGGGGCCTGCGCCTCTGTGGCAGCCTCTGTGGCGGCAGGGTACTGCCCGGAAAACGAAGCCGTCACCGTGACATTAGACGGCGGCGACCTGCACATCCGCATTACCGAAGACGGGGCGGCGGTCATGACTGGCCCGGCTACAACAGTTTATAAAGGAGAAGTGACATTATGA